The region GTATGATTCATTTTTTTATTTGTACCTTGGATTAAGATAATAGGTAATTTTAAATATGATAATGTAGAAATAGAAACAGTTCAAACAATTTCATTCAATTCATATATAAATATTTCTATTCAATTTCAGTTAACGTTAAATATTGTTCATGCGTTTTTAACTTACAGAGAGTTTCCGATCAAACGGAACGTTCTATTAAACTGTTTAAAGGAGGAAGAAGATGGTAGACAACAAGAAAGCACTCCACGATGCAGTGATAGCCTATAAGGTACCCGGCATACAGGAGGCTGTGGAAAACGCAAGGAAAGCGGGGCTTTCCGCCGGAGAGATCATCGACGCCATGGGGGAAGGGATGACCGAGGTCGGCATACTTTTTGAAAGAGGAAAATTGTTCCTGCCGCACGTTCTTAGCGCGGCTCAGGGAATGAAGAGTGCTATGGAGGTACTCGGCCCAGAACTTCTGCAAAGCGGAGACGCCAGCACTAGGAGGGCGTCGGTCGTCATGGGAACGGTGGAGGGCGATGTCCACGATATCGGGAAATCCATCTGTTCGACGATGCTTCAGTGCGCCGGATTCGATGTCCATGACCTTGGAAGGGATGTCGCCAAGTCCGCGTTCATAAAGGAGATCAAGGGAGGATGCACAATGTGCGGCATGTCCGCTCTTATGACAACGACCATGACCGTCCAGAGGGATGTCATAGATATCCTGAAGACGGAAGGTATCCGTGACAAGGTGATCGTGATGGTCGGAGGCGCGCCTGTGACACAGGCATACGCAGACAAGATCGGAGCGGACATCTACGGAGAGACCGCAAGCGAGACGACAGGCAAGGCAAAGGCGATCAGCAAGTGAGGCGATGACAATGACTCAGTTTTATACAAGAATGGGTGACGGAAAGAGGGTCTTAATGACCAAGGAGCAGATCATAAACGACATCCAGGCAGGTATGGCCGACGCCGCCGATATGGGAGGGGTACCCGACCTTACGGCAAACGACATCGAGATGATGTTCGAGATAATCTCGAACAAGAACAGGATCGTAGGCGTAGAACCCGGAAATGAGGTCGTAGTATCCTATGACATCGGACAGCTGGACTTCACCGGCGACAACGGTAACAGCGGCAACGGCGTGGACGTCGGAAGACTGGAATCGGCTTTGCTGCACGAGAGGGCGCTCGCCGCGGACACGTTCGAGCTTGCGCACGCCGACTACAGCATAAAACCGGTAAAACCTGTGATAGCGAATGAGATGCAGACGATGGAGGAGATCCAGAACGAGATCGTGATTCCGTTCTTCTACGGAGCGATGCCGAACTCCGGGCTGTACTATGCGCCCGACGGCCCGTACGGGAACCCGGCGGACCTGATGAGGGAGTTCAAGATCGAGGAGGCCATGCAGGCTGCGGAGCTCACGGCCGAGCACCTTGCAAAGGATATCGAATACGTAGCGCCGAAGCTGGTTGCAGCCGGCGCGGACGGATTCAACTTCGACACCACTGCATCGGCAGGGGACGCCGATTTCGTCGGCACGCTGTACGGAGCAGAGGCTCTGAGGAAGGCCTGCCCCGACACATATATCATGATAGGGATGGCGGGAGAATCCGTAATGGGGATCCACGGTTCCATCGATTATAAAGGGGAGGCAGTGGCGGGAAAATACCCGCACCAGCAGGTTAAGCTGGCGGAGAAGGCCGGAGCGAACGTGTTCGGTCCGGTGGTCAACACCAACACCAGCAAGAGTCTGGCATGGAACATGGCACGTTCGGTCACCTTCGTGAAAGAGTGCGTAAAGGTAGCGAACATCTCATG is a window of Candidatus Methanoplasma cognatum DNA encoding:
- a CDS encoding B12-binding domain-containing protein — encoded protein: MVDNKKALHDAVIAYKVPGIQEAVENARKAGLSAGEIIDAMGEGMTEVGILFERGKLFLPHVLSAAQGMKSAMEVLGPELLQSGDASTRRASVVMGTVEGDVHDIGKSICSTMLQCAGFDVHDLGRDVAKSAFIKEIKGGCTMCGMSALMTTTMTVQRDVIDILKTEGIRDKVIVMVGGAPVTQAYADKIGADIYGETASETTGKAKAISK